The Acidobacteriota bacterium genome segment GCACTAGAGAAGGTCGTCTCCCCCCCACCCTGCTCTGACGGCCAAAGCGCGAAGAAATGCCCAGGGCCGTCTGTCGGAGGGAAGGTCGGCATCTTGCGGAGATTCCGACACTTGCATAGATTCACTCTCCAGTTTGAACGGCCAGCAGTTCGTTTTGCCTGTTTTTCATTGTGTCAGGTCCGCCAGTGGGACTCAGGGGGCGAAGCTGTAACCAGAACGGATCGTCTAGAACGAACGGCTGACTGCATTTTTCCCTATTCTTCTGATTCTCATTCCCGGATTAGACCGATCCCAATCACAACCAGCTCCGAGAGAGCTTTGATTGATAGCAATCTCCTGGGGCTTCGTCTTCCAGATTTAAATTAAGCGACCTCCGGCCTCCATTAACTTTTCGGGAGAAGAAATGGTGCGACAGCCGCCTTTGACACGCATACGCGTATTGATTGCCGAGAGCGATGCCATGGCGGCCCAACTTCTGGCGAACGTAGTTGCATGCGACCCCGAGCTGGAGGTGCTGGGATTCAGTGCGAATCCTATAGAGATAATGGAAATAGCGCTTCGCTTGAGTCCGGATGTAATGATCATAAGCGCATGGATAGAGGACGATGCCAATCGCGGATTGGCGATTCTCCAACACCTCAGAGGCGAGCGTCCCAAAATGAAAAGCGTGGCGTTGCTGGACTCGCGCAAGCCTGAGATGGTTGTCCAGGCGTTTCGCATGGGCGCCTCAGGGGTCTTCTGCCGGACAAAGGGAGTGGATATGCTTCCCCGCTGCATCGTGGCCGTGCACCAAGGGCAAGTCTGGGCGGATAGTGAGGAATTGAAGTTAGTGATCTCTGCTCTCGCGGACGCTACCCATACAGAACATTGGGAGCGCGCAAAGGCATTCGCGAACTGAGGAACTGATGTAAAAGGAGAGTTTGGGATTAGCTCATGGAAAAAAAAGGCGCAAACAAATTGGCCATTATTGAGACGGAAGAAATAGGGCCGGACACTTCGATTGCTGAATTCGCAATCATACGTAAGGGTGCGAAACTTGGACGCGGCGTTATCGTCCATCCTTTTGTCGTAATCGAATCCGGCGTTTCCATCGGGGATGGTGTAGAGGTCTATCCGTTCTCGCACATCGGTAAAGAACCAAATGGGGCTGGTGCCGTTGCTCGCGAGCCTGTATTCGACCGGCACGTTGCAATCGGTGCTGGCTGCTGCATAGGACCCAATGCTGTGATTTATTGCGATGTGCGAATCGGTGAATCAACCTTGATCGGCGATGGAGCATCGGTCCGTGAGAAATCGTCCATTGGTTCAAAGTCCATCATCGGACGCCACGCAACAATCGGTTACGAATGCAGGATTGGGTCAAACACGAAAATCATGGATCATTCGGGCATTGCGGGGAAGTCTGTGGTTGGCGACCGCGTTTTCATCGCAAATGATGTCCAATCTGCGAATGACAACCTTATTGGCAGCAAAGGATGGAGAGACGACATCACCGGTCCGGTAATTGAGGACGACGTAATGATCGGGGAGGCCGCTGTGCTCCTGCCCGGCATCGTTGTTGAAAGAGGGGCCATCATCGGCTCGGGCGCGCTCATCAACCATAATGTGAAGCCCGACAGCATGATGCTCACTATGCCCGCTAGAGCCGTTCCTCGCGAACTGCACAAGGAATAACTCTCATTTTGCTTGGAACCATATGCTTGTTTGCAATCCACTCGGCATTAAAACGTTTCCGATTCTGGACGATCACTTTCCGTTCTTGAATGATGACTTTGCTTCTTTCGTGTCCCAAGAGTGCGTCGACATCTGGTCGGTGTCTCTAAACGACTTCAGGCATCAATTCGTCGCTTTTCATGATTTGCTTTCAGCCGAGGAGCGGACGAGATTGGCACAGTTTCTCTTTGCGCGGCATCGTGAGCGCTACGTCCTCGAACACGGCACTCGAAGAATTGTTCTCGCAGCTTATCTACGGGAGAAGCCCGCAACAATTGAGTTCTCTTATGGTCCGTTTGGCAAACCTGAGATCAAACATGCATCTGACCGATCAACGCCCTGCGCCCTTTCTTTCAGTAATGCAGGAACTGAGGACCTGGCCTTGATCGCGATAAAACCTGGCGCATCGGTGGGCATCGACGTTGAGCGCGTGCGTCAGCTTGCTGAGCTGAATGAAATTGCGGCTCGATGCTTCTCAAAACGGGAGCGGCGATTGTTGGCAGATCTCGCATTCGAAAAACGAACCACTTACTTTTTTTTTCTTTGGACTGCAAAGGAAGCCGTACTCAAGGCAACCGGCGAAGGAATCACTCGCAATCTGGAGAATGTGGAAGTGATTATGGAATCCGACGATTGTGACTCCGCCCACGCAATTGACCGTTGCGATCCACACACCAAATGGCTAATTCAACGCTTTTTCCCCCGGCCCGGCTATATCGCATCGATTGCTCTGCGTGAGGGCTCTTACGCAGTTCGTCATCGCCAATTAGTGACGTCCCAGTAATCTGTCCTCCACACTCCAAAGACAGCCACATCATTGAGGCAAGGCAAACAGCTGTGATAGCAAACCACACCGAAACCGGTGCAGCCGCCGATCGATACCCTCTAACTCCGCTGCAGCAAGGCATGCTGTTTCACCACTTGGCAGAGCCTGGCTGTGGTACCGACATCGAGCAGATAGTATGCACGCTTCACGAGCAGTTAGATGCTGCTGCATTGCGGTCTGCCTGGGACAGGACGGTCGAGCGGCACGAGCAACTGCGCACGATCTTTGGCTTTGCCGACAACGGCGATCTTATTCAGATCGTGCAGTATCCTTCAACGGTTTCATGGCAAGAACTCGATTGGCGACACCTCCCCGTCGAAAATCAGCTACTGGAATTTGAGTCGTTTCTCGGGAGTGATCGCCGTTCCGAATTCAATTTGCACGAAGCTCCTCCGAATCGGCTTTGTCTAATACGTACAGCCGATGCAGAGTATCGGATGCTTTGGACCTTTCATCATGCCCTACTCGACGGCAGGTCATTTCCCATTGTTCTGGGAGAAGTATTTGCGTTCTACGAATCGATCCGGAAGGGAAAGGCGTTAGTTCTGCCTTGGCCGCGCCGCTATAGGGACTACATCGATTGGCTGCGATCGCATAACTCTGCCCAGTCCGAATCGTACTGGCGTGCTGAATTAGCAGGCTTTACCGCGCCCAATTCATTCGGCATCGATCAGTCCTCAGGCGAAGGAACACAAGACGGGGGTCTGTGGGGACAGCATCGCATCACCTTGGATGCGCTTGCATCTTCTGCCTTGAAGGAATTCGCTCAGAATCATGGGTGGACTCTCAACACCGTTGTGCAAGGTGCGTGGGCTTTGCTCTTGCACCGGTACAGCGGCGACGAAAGCGTAGCGTTCGGCGCGGTTCGTGCATGCCGCGCTTCAACGATTGATGGTGCCGAGAACATGGTTGGATTTTTCATCAATACGTTGCCGCTGCGAGTCAGAGTGAACTCGGAGACTCTTCTTGGGAACTGGCTTACAACATTGCGTGCCCAATGGCGCGAGTTGCGCGATCACGAGCACACTCCGTTGGTTCAAATTCACAAGTGGAGTGACGTACCACATGACAAACCGATGTTCGACAGCATCGTGATGTTCGAAAACTACGAACTCAACGAACGCTTGCGAGAAAAGGGGGGGAGTTGGGCAACTCGAACGTTTCACTTGTACGAACAAACCGGATATCCGTTAACACTGACTGCATACGCAGGGTCCGAGTTGCAGTTACAAATTGGCTTCAACCACGCTCGATTTTCTGATGCTGCTATTCGACGAATGCTCGGGCACTTGAAGACGATCTTACTTTCCATGGAGGAGGCAGGACCAGACCAGCAGCTCAAGGCAGTTCGTTATCTCACCGATCGCGAAGAGAGTCAATGCATTGTCGAATGGAACGAAACGGCCGAGGAGCATCTCCAGGGGAGCACCCTGCACCAACAATTTGAAGCGCAGGTAAAAGCATCACCGGAGGCAGTAGCGGTTGTCTTCGGATCGCAAGAACTCACTTATCTTGAATTGAATGATCGCTCCAACCAGTTAGCACACTGGCTGCAAGAAGAGGGCATAGGGCCGGAGGATCTCGTCGGAGTATGCATTGAGCGCTCCCCGGAGCTGATCGTCGCGATGCTTGGCGTATTGAAAGCAGGAGCCGCTTACGTGCCGCTGGACCCACAATTCCCGGCAGGTCGGTTGGCTCAGATCGTCTCGGATTCCGGAGTACAAATCATCCTTACTCAACGTAAGTTGACGACTCTGTTCTCGGCTTACTCAGCCCGACTGGTCCCGCTAGATACAGAGGAGTTGATGTCGCAACCCCGCGAACACTCCGTTAGCGAAGTGGATCCACACAATCTGGCATATGTGATCTTCACATCTGGTTCCACAGGCCGGCCGAAGGGCGTGCAAGTTGAGCATCGAGCTGTAATCAACTTTTTGTTTTCGATGAAGCGCCAGCCCGGAATCGAATCCAGCGACATATTACTGGCCGTGACGACGTTTTCCTTCGACATAGCGGCATTGGAGATTTTCTTGCCTCTCTTGAATGGCGCCCGCCTCGTAATCGCGGATCGAGAGTCGACGATGGATTGCCGCCGTTTAGGCAGACTAATTGAAGATAGCGGGGCAACCGTCATGCAAGCGACGCCAGCCACATGGAGAATGCTGATAGAACATGGCTGGGCGGGGCGCAAGGGGATGAAGATTCTCTGTGGCGGCGAAGCGCTCCCACCGGAGTTAGCCCGAGAGTTGCTACCTCGCTGCTCATCCCTCTGGAACATGTACGGGCCCACCGAAACCACAATTTGGTCAACCACCTGGCAAGTGACTTCAGCAACGAATCCTGTTCCTATCGGTAAGCCAATCGCAAATACGCAGACATACATCTTGGATCCCGATTTGAATCCTGTTCCGGTCGGCGTTTCGGGCGAGTTATTCATTGGGGGCACGGGTGTAGCGCGAGGTTACTGGCGGGCTCCGCAGCTCACAGCTGAGCGATTCCTACCGAATCGGTTCAGACCTGAGCACGGTGGACGCATGTACCGAACGGGTGACATTTGCCGCTGGCGCAGCGACGGCGCTCTTGAGTGTCTCGGGCGAAGTGATCAGCAGGTAAAAGTTCGGGGATTCCGGATCGAGTTAGCAGAAGTTGAAGCAGCTCTGGGCGACCATCCTCATGTTTCGCAGGCAGTGGTTGTAGTTCAAAAACGGGATGACGCTGAGAAGCGTTTAGTCGCTTACGTCGTCTCGCGGCCCGGACAAATTCCGGCGGTGGAAGAACTGCGCAACTACTTGATGCAGCGGCTGCCGGATTACATGGTTCCGTCGGCGTACATGGCGCTCGATCATTTGCCGCAAACCGCGAACGGCAAGGTAGATCGCAAAGCTCTCCCCGCTATCGATGAGATGCTATCTGAGCTGGATGCGGAATGCGCCCAACCCATTAGCGAAACAGAAAAGAAAATTGCGCGAGTTTGGTCGCAAGTACTGGGAACGAACAGAGTCGGGCGTAACAGCAACTTCTTCAATCTCGGTGGGGACTCTCTTTCCATCCTTCGCGTTCGCTACATGCTTGAACGAGAGTTTTCAAGGGAACTGGCTGTTGTCGAGCTATTCGGCCATCCGACGATCGAGTTACTGGCTAATTTTCTTCAAGCTGCGCATTGTGAATCCAGGTTGAAATTCCAAAGCAGAGAAAATGCAGATATCAGAAAAGGCTTGTTGCGACGGCGACTCTCTCTGAGAAATAGTCGGGTTCATTCATCATGAAGCAAGAACAACTCGATCACATTGCAATTGTTGGTCTGGCAGGGCGGTTCCCGGGTGCACCCGATCTGGAACAGTTCTGGCGCAATCTTCGCGACGGAGTAGAGTCCATTACCAGGTTGGACGACCGAGACCTCCTGGCATCGGGTGTGGATCCCAGCCTGCTCGCCACCGACCATTATGTAAAAGCAAGTCCAATTCTGGATGGAATCGAATACTTCGATGCTGAATTTTTCGGCTTCTCGCCACGAGAAGCAGAAGTAACGGATCCGCAGCATCGAGTCTTTCTGGAATGTGCGTGGGAA includes the following:
- a CDS encoding transferase; translation: MEKKGANKLAIIETEEIGPDTSIAEFAIIRKGAKLGRGVIVHPFVVIESGVSIGDGVEVYPFSHIGKEPNGAGAVAREPVFDRHVAIGAGCCIGPNAVIYCDVRIGESTLIGDGASVREKSSIGSKSIIGRHATIGYECRIGSNTKIMDHSGIAGKSVVGDRVFIANDVQSANDNLIGSKGWRDDITGPVIEDDVMIGEAAVLLPGIVVERGAIIGSGALINHNVKPDSMMLTMPARAVPRELHKE
- a CDS encoding non-ribosomal peptide synthase translates to MIANHTETGAAADRYPLTPLQQGMLFHHLAEPGCGTDIEQIVCTLHEQLDAAALRSAWDRTVERHEQLRTIFGFADNGDLIQIVQYPSTVSWQELDWRHLPVENQLLEFESFLGSDRRSEFNLHEAPPNRLCLIRTADAEYRMLWTFHHALLDGRSFPIVLGEVFAFYESIRKGKALVLPWPRRYRDYIDWLRSHNSAQSESYWRAELAGFTAPNSFGIDQSSGEGTQDGGLWGQHRITLDALASSALKEFAQNHGWTLNTVVQGAWALLLHRYSGDESVAFGAVRACRASTIDGAENMVGFFINTLPLRVRVNSETLLGNWLTTLRAQWRELRDHEHTPLVQIHKWSDVPHDKPMFDSIVMFENYELNERLREKGGSWATRTFHLYEQTGYPLTLTAYAGSELQLQIGFNHARFSDAAIRRMLGHLKTILLSMEEAGPDQQLKAVRYLTDREESQCIVEWNETAEEHLQGSTLHQQFEAQVKASPEAVAVVFGSQELTYLELNDRSNQLAHWLQEEGIGPEDLVGVCIERSPELIVAMLGVLKAGAAYVPLDPQFPAGRLAQIVSDSGVQIILTQRKLTTLFSAYSARLVPLDTEELMSQPREHSVSEVDPHNLAYVIFTSGSTGRPKGVQVEHRAVINFLFSMKRQPGIESSDILLAVTTFSFDIAALEIFLPLLNGARLVIADRESTMDCRRLGRLIEDSGATVMQATPATWRMLIEHGWAGRKGMKILCGGEALPPELARELLPRCSSLWNMYGPTETTIWSTTWQVTSATNPVPIGKPIANTQTYILDPDLNPVPVGVSGELFIGGTGVARGYWRAPQLTAERFLPNRFRPEHGGRMYRTGDICRWRSDGALECLGRSDQQVKVRGFRIELAEVEAALGDHPHVSQAVVVVQKRDDAEKRLVAYVVSRPGQIPAVEELRNYLMQRLPDYMVPSAYMALDHLPQTANGKVDRKALPAIDEMLSELDAECAQPISETEKKIARVWSQVLGTNRVGRNSNFFNLGGDSLSILRVRYMLEREFSRELAVVELFGHPTIELLANFLQAAHCESRLKFQSRENADIRKGLLRRRLSLRNSRVHSS